A window of the Brassica oleracea var. oleracea cultivar TO1000 chromosome C1, BOL, whole genome shotgun sequence genome harbors these coding sequences:
- the LOC106309980 gene encoding uncharacterized protein LOC106309980: protein MEPELEPVALTPQKQDNAWKHCEIYKYGDRLQMRCLYCRKMFKGGGITRVKEHLAGIKGQGVICDQVPEDVRLFLRQCIEGTVRRQRKRRHSTSAEPESLPLPALPPCEAEPMMMVVQSDVNNGFTSPESTDVVVQNEGRTKQRPYRRKKAAFLENGSSSNNNGLIGTDMDTNLVPVAISSVKNIVHPASKDRENAVHMAVGRFLFGIGADFDAVNSANLQPMIDAIASGGYGVSAPTHDDLRGWILKSCVEETTREVEDCKAMWKRTGCSVLVEELSSDHKGLKVLNFLVYCPEKTVFLRSVDASEILSCPDKLFELLRDVVEEVGSTHVVQVITKSDDHYAAAGKKLMGEYGSLYWVPCAAHCLDNMLDEFGKLGWISETIERARAITRFIYNRSDVLNMMLKFTCGNDIVDPFFSASATCFATLGRIAELKSNLQAMVTSPEWNESVYLKEASGLAMTATIDDEAFWKAVAMVNDLVGPLLRVLKIACSEKRPGMGYVYAALYRAKEAIKRDLVNKEDYMVYWRTIDQWWEQQQHVQLYGAGFFLNPKFFYTASEEMRGEMVQFLVDCIERLVPDKDIQDKFSKELNSYKNALGVFGRNLAIRARDTMLPAEWWSTYGESCLNLSRFAIRILSQTCSSSVGCRRNLIPVEQIYQSKNSIEQKRLSDLVFVQYNMRLKQLESESGDETLDPLSHSRMDVLKEWVSRDEACVEENGSSDWKSLESVKRSLVPVMDETDNLGSGFDDPEIFKVEKEVRDEGYFTNTSEKAFT from the exons ATGGAACCGGAGTTGGAACCTGTAGCTCTTACACCTCAGAAGCAAGACAATGCGTGGAAGCACTGTGAAATCTACAAATACGGCGACCGGCTCCAGATGAGGTGCCTCTACTGTCGCAAAATGTTCAAAGGCGGCGGTATCACGAGGGTCAAGGAGCATCTCGCTGGCATCAAGGGACAAGGCGTGATCTGTGACCAAGTCCCGGAAGATGTTAGGCTCTTCTTGCGACAGTGCATCGAAGGAACCGTGAGACGTCAGAGGAAGAGACGCCATTCCACCTCAGCTGAGCCTGAGTCTTTGCCTTTGCCTGCTTTGCCTCCTTGTGAAGCTGAGCCGATGATGATGGTGGTTCAGTCTGATGTCAACAACGGTTTCACCTCGCCGGAGAGTACTGATGTAGTCGTGCAAAACGAGGGCAGAACGAAGCAGAGGCCCTACAGGAGAAAGAAGGCTGCTTTTCTAGAGAATGGCAGTTCGAGCAACAACAATGGCTTGATTGGTACAGACATGGACACCAATTTGGTCCCCGTGGCGATTAGCAGCGTGAAGAACATTGTGCACCCAGCTTCTAAAGATAGGGAGAACGCCGTTCACATGGCGGTTGGACGGTTTCTGTTTGGTATCGGAGCTGATTTCGATGCGGTGAACTCTGCTAATCTCCAGCCGATGATCGATGCCATTGCCTCTGGAGGATACGGAGTGTCTGCACCAACGCACGATGACCTTCGAGGTTGGATACTGAAGAGTTGTGTAGAGGAAACAACTAGAGAAGTTGAAGATTGCAAAGCGATGTGGAAGAGGACAGGCTGTTCCGTTCTGGTCGAGGAGTTGAGCTCTGATCATAAGGGCCTTAAAGTCCTTAACTTTTTGGTTTACTGTCCTGAAAAGACGGTCTTCCTGAGATCCGTGGACGCGTCTGAGATATTATCTTGTCCTGATAAGTTGTTTGAGCTGCTAAGGGACGTGGTTGAAGAAGTTGGCAGTACACATGTCGTTCAAGTGATTACAAAGTCCGATGATCACTACGCTGCTGCTGGGAAGAAGCTGATGGGCGAGTATGGATCTCTGTATTGGGTTCCTTGCGCTGCACATTGCTTAGATAACATGCTGGACGAGTTCGGGAAGCTTGGCTGGATAAGCGAAACTATCGAACGTGCTCGAGCCATCACAAGATTCATATACAACCGTAGTGATGTTTTGAATATGATGTTGAAGTTCACTTGCGGCAATGATATAGTGGACCCATTTTTCAGCGCTTCCGCCACTTGTTTCGCTACGTTGGGTAGAATAGCTGAGCTCAAGTCCAACCTGCAGGCTATGGTTACTTCACCAGAGTGGAATGAAAGCGTGTATTTGAAAGAAGCAAGCGGATTGGCTATGACTGCTACCATCGATGATGAAGCCTTCTGGAAGGCGGTAGCTATGGTGAACGATTTGGTGGGTCCTCTTCTGCGGGTTTTGAAAATAGCTTGCTCTGAGAAGAGGCCTGGGATGGGGTATGTCTACGCAGCACTGTACCGAGCGAAGGAAGCGATCAAGAGAGATCTGGTTAACAAGGAGGATTACATGGTGTACTGGAGGACTATAGATCAGTGGTGGGAGCAGCAACAACATGTTCAGTTGTATGGTGCTGGTTTCTTTCTCAACCCCAAGTTCTTCTACACCGCCAGTGAAGAGATGCGTGGCGAGATGGTTCAGTTTCTGGTCGACTGCATCGAGAGGTTGGTTCCTGATAAGGATATTCAAGATAAGTTCAGCAAAGAGTTGAACTCTTACAAGAATGCTCTTGGAGTTTTTGGAAGGAACTTGGCTATCAGAGCTAGGGACACAATGCTTCCTG CTGAGTGGTGGTCTACATATGGAGAAAGCTGCTTGAACCTCTCACGTTTTGCGATACGCATTCTCAGTCAGACGTGTAGCTCATCAGTTGGATGCAGGAGAAACCTGATACCGGTCGAGCAAATATACCAGTCAAAGAACTCCATTGAGCAAAAACGGCTCAGTGATCTTGTGTTTGTTCAGTACAACATGCGCCTCAAACAACT GGAATCTGAAAGCGGAGATGAGACATTAGACCCGTTATCACACAGCAGGATGGATGTTCTTAAAGAATGGGTTTCGAGAGACGAAGCTTGTGTTGAGGAAAATGGAAGCTCGGACTGGAAGTCACTCGAGTCTGTTAAGAGGTCGCTTGTACCAGTGATGGATGAAACTGATAACTTGGGATCAG GTTTCGATGATCCAGAGATATTCAAGGTAGAAAAAGAAGTGAGAGATGAAGGCTACTTCACAAACACATCAGAGAAGGCATTCACGTGA
- the LOC106325443 gene encoding mitochondrial aspartate-glutamate transporter AGC1 produces MEKLIENHQFATHAIAASASVSLGTALAYPLDTIKTIIQVGSGPSKKLSPSQVVNRVFRFSGYSGLYSGLGWLTLGRISGVGARFGVYEILTAFYKDGRRDNYVQVSEAVLAGMVGGAAETVMTSPFELIKVRQQVTAASRAPNVAAAAETAPVISPMINKLLRRYALDMKSLTQTVNLLSVLNHKHPNMTAALQEYPWMMTGTGNPPSAMDVKRPMDVASLEGVRALWRNLRSGLIRDCLYGGVFFGTWQFLREAMIGWKAVGMNPLPSSEEEVGPLSPVAVSIAAGFSGAIAAAASHSFDTARTRAQCVILPKYTAKERKFLKWNKPGKRLERWTGIHPTDRNLLFRGIGIRMARSSVASTIIVGSYYLAVDLLVPK; encoded by the exons ATGGAAAAGCTTATTGAGAATCATCAGTTTGCGACGCATGCTATCGCCGCATCGGCCTCTGTCTCGCTAGGAACTGCGCTCGCTTACCCTCTAGATACCATCAAAACCATTATCCAG GTTGGTTCAGGACCCAGTAAGAAACTAAGCCCATCTCAAGTCGTCAACAGAGTTTTCCGCTTCTCTGGCTATTCAG GTTTGTACAGTGGTCTTGGATGGTTAACTCTTGGAAGAATCTCAGGTGTTGGTGCAAGGTTCGGTGTCTATGAGATTCTCACAGCTTTTTATAAAG ATGGTCGACGTGATAACTATGTGCAAGTCAGTGAAGCTGTTCTGGCGGGGATGGTGGGAGGTGCAGCAGAAACAGTGATGACTTCTCCATTTGAGCTAATCAAAGTCCGACAACAAGTAACTGCTGCTTCACGGGCTCCAAACGTTGCAGCTGCTGCAGAAACCGCACCGGTGATTTCACCAATGATCAACAAACTGCTAAGAAGATACGCTCTTGATATGAAGTCGTTGACACAAACCGTGAATCTGTTATCCGTGTTGAACCATAAACACCCAAACATGACAGCCGCTTTGCAAGAGTACCCATGGATGATGACTGGAACAGGTAATCCACCATCAGCCATGGATGTTAAGAGACCGATGGATGTTGCATCACTTGAAGGAGTGAGAGCGTTATGGAGAAATCTTCGTTCAGGTCTTATAAGAGATTGTCTTTACGGAGGAGTGTTCTTCGGAACATGGCAGTTTCTTCGCGAGGCAATGATCGGTTGGAAAGCAGTCGGAATGAATCCTCTCCCCAG TTCTGAAGAAGAAGTCGGACCTTTATCTCCGGTAGCTGTTAGCATTGCTGCTGGATTTTCTGGTGCCATTGCAGCTGCAGCATCTCATAGCTTTGACACAGCAAGAACACGTGCACAGTGTGTAATACTGCCAAAG TATACAGCAAAAGAGAGGAAGTTTCTGAAATGGAATAAACCTGGAAAGAGATTGGAGAGATGGACAGGAATCCATCCTACAGACAGAAACTTATTGTTCCGGGGAATTGGGATTAGGATGGCAAGAAGCTCTGTTGCATCGACCATTATCGTCGGAAGCTATTACTTAGCTGTCGATTTATTGGTCCCAAAGTGA
- the LOC106325557 gene encoding 60S ribosomal protein L27-3-like: MVKFLKQNKAVILLQGRYAGKKAVIIRSFDDGNRERPYGHCLVAGLKKYPSKVIRKDSAKKTAKKSRVKCFIKVVNYQHLMPTRYTLDVDLKEVATLEALSSKDKKVAALKEAKVKLEERFKTGKNRWFFTKLRF, from the coding sequence ATGGTGAAGTTCTTGAAGCAGAACAAGGCAGTGATCCTCCTCCAAGGCCGATACGCCGGGAAGAAGGCGGTGATCATCCGTTCCTTCGACGACGGAAACCGCGAGCGTCCTTACGGGCACTGCCTCGTTGCCGGGCTCAAGAAGTACCCCAGCAAGGTCATCCGCAAGGACTCAGCGAAGAAGACGGCGAAGAAATCTAGGGTTAAGTGTTTCATCAAGGTCGTCAACTACCAGCATCTGATGCCTACGCGTTACACCCTCGATGTGGATCTCAAGGAAGTCGCGACCCTCGAGGCTCTGTCTTCAAAGGACAAGAAGGTCGCTGCTCTCAAGGAGGCTAAGGTTAAGCTCGAGGAGCGTTTCAAGACCGGGAAGAACAGATGGTTCTTTACCAAACTCAGGTTCTGA
- the LOC106309390 gene encoding protein PAT1 homolog 1 produces the protein MERSDSRDLYYNLARASSSSNNNSTLFDASQYEFFGQSLEEVELGGLDDDDAASVLGHADDGDGYHLFDKREGAGLGSLSEMDDLATTFAKLNRVVSGPKHPGVIGDRGSGSFSRESSSATDWTQDNEFTSWLDQQTLEEQAHEPSWSSQPQQPSANSNSLHRTSSYPQQQAQLQHYNSEPIIVQESTFTSFPTPGNRSQISSPSHIHRAPSLPGSSQLNLPAPNSAFHLSGLSHGPPHYNSNLARYASCGPTLGNTVQPPHWVTDPGLLLHGDRSGLLHSLVQQQQQQLQLPPRNGFTSQQLISLQQRQSLAHLAALQSQLYSSCPSPSRQEVREHKHKPSHRSRKNRSGGGLSQQASLSSQKSETGLQFRSKYMTSEEIESILKMQHSNSHSSDPYVNDYYHQARLTKTSSGSRAKTQFCPSHLKDHQSRSSRNSSSSDQQQPQVHVDALGKITLPHVCRPRALLEVDSPPGSRHHLEQEPLVAARVTIEDAFGVLIDIVDLDRTLQCNRPQDGGSQLMRKRQLLLEGLATSLQLVDPFSKTGQKTKDDIVFLRIATLPKGKKLLTKYLQLLVPGTEIARVVCMAVFRHLRFLFGAAASETVANLANAVTVCVQAMDLRALSGCLAAVVCSSEQPPLRPIGSPSGDGASVVLVSLLERAAEVVKNSNDGLWRASFDEFFTLLTKYCRSKYETIHGQKQENAAADVLEVAIKREMPAELLRASLRHTSEDQRNFLLNFGRKGSSPPVSELKTGARGGQVSSESVRA, from the exons ATGGAGAGATCTGATTCTAGAGATCTTTACTACAACTTAGCTCGAGCTTCTTCATCTA GTAATAATAATAGTACACTCTTTGACGCATCTCAATATGAGTTCTTTGGTCAAAGTCTTGAAGAAGTTGAATTGGGAGGTCTTGATGATGATGATGCCGCTTCTGTTCTCGGGCATGCCGATGATGGTGATGGGTATCACCTGTTTGATAAAAGAGAG GGTGCAGGTTTGGGATCATTGTCTGAAATGGATGATCTTGCCACAACTTTTGCTAAG CTGAACAGAGTTGTTTCCGGGCCCAAACACCCTGGAGTAATTGGTGATAGAGGATCAGGTTCTTTTTCAAGGGAAA GTTCCTCTGCTACAGATTGGACGCAGGATAATGAGTTCACAAGCTGGTTGGACCAGCAGACGCTTGAAGAGCAAGCACACGAACCTAGCTGGTCTTCACAGCCACAACAACCATCAGCTAACTCAAACTCTTTGCACAGAACATCCTCATATCCTCAGCAGCAAGCACAACTGCAGCATTACAATAGCGAACCGATCATTGTACAAGAGTCTACCTTCACCTCTTTTCCTACGCCTGGAAACAGATCTCAAATATCTTCACCGAGCCATATCCATCGCGCTCCTTCTCTCCCTGGTAGTAGCCAGCTGAACCTCCCTGCACCAAACTCTGCTTTCCATCTCTCAGGATTGTCACACGGACCGCCACACTACAACAGTAACTTGGCTAGATATGCCTCATGTGGTCCTACTCTTGGCAACACGGTGCAACCTCCTCACTGGGTTACTGACCCTGGCCTTCTTCTGCACGGTGATCGCTCCGGATTGTTACACAGTCTAGTTCAACAGCAGCAGCAGCAGCTGCAGCTTCCTCCTCGTAACGGTTTTACATCACAGCAGCTGATCTCGCTTCAGCAGAGACAATCTCTAGCTCATCTCGCCGCGTTACAGTCCCAGCTCTACAGCTCATGCCCCTCCCCATCGCGTCAAGAAGTAAGGGAACACAAACATAAGCCCTCTCATAGGAGCCGCAAAAACAGAAGTGGAGGAGGCCTCTCCCAACAGGCATCTCTCTCCAGCCAGAAAAGCGAAACCGGACTTCAGTTCAGATCAAAGTACATGACGTCAGAAGAGATAGAGAGTATCCTCAAGATGCAGCATTCAAACTCACACAGCAGTGACCCTTACGTCAACGATTATTACCACCAAGCTCGACTAACCAAAACGTCCTCCGGGTCTAGAGCAAAGACTCAGTTCTGCCCTTCTCATCTGAAAGACCACCAATCTCGCTCGTCCCGTAACAGTAGCAGCTCAGATCAGCAACAACCGCAAGTCCACGTGGATGCTCTTGGAAAGATCACTCTTCCTCACGTTTGCAGGCCACGCGCTTTACTAGAGGTTGACTCTCCTCCTGGCTCTCGTCATCATCTGGAGCAGGAGCCTCTTGTTGCAGCTAGAGTCACCATCGAAGATGCTTTTGGAGTTCTGATCGATATAGTTGACCTTGATAGGACTCTCCAGTGCAACCGTCCGCAAGACGGTGGCTCTCAGCTCATGAGAAAGCGTCAGCTCCTCTTAGAAGGCTTAGCGACCTCTCTCCAACTCGTTGATCCCTTCAGCAAAACCGGTCAGAAAACCAAAGACGACATCGTCTTTCTACGCATAGCGACTCTTCCCAAGGGGAAGAAACTGCTCACAAAGTATCTACAGCTTCTTGTCCCCGGCACTGAGATCGCTAGGGTTGTCTGCATGGCTGTGTTTCGCCACCTCAGGTTTTTATTCGGTGCCGCTGCGTCAGAGACGGTAGCTAACCTTGCTAACGCGGTTACTGTCTGTGTCCAAGCGATGGATCTCCGAGCGCTGAGTGGTTGTCTTGCGGCTGTTGTCTGTTCTTCAGAGCAGCCGCCTCTCCGTCCGATAGGAAGCCCTTCTGGGGATGGAGCGTCTGTTGTGTTGGTGTCTCTTCTCGAGAGAGCTGCTGAAGTAGTGAAAAACTCGAATGATGGACTGTGGAGAGCCTCGTTTGATGAGTTCTTCACACTTCTTACCAAATATTGCAGGAGTAAGTATGAGACGATACATGGGCAGAAGCAGGAGAATGCAGCAGCTGATGTGTTGGAGGTAGCTATAAAGAGGGAGATGCCTGCTGAGCTTTTACGCGCGAGCCTGCGTCATACGAGTGAAGACCAGCGGAACTTTTTGCTGAACTTTGGTCGGAAAGGTTCTTCACCGCCTGTGAGCGAGTTGAAAACCGGTGCAAGGGGTGGCCAGGTTAGCTCTGAGTCTGTCAGGGCTTAA
- the LOC106324069 gene encoding vacuole membrane protein KMS1 → MGSAAVASSSSSDAAISALREKHEKEVENLTLTSQPLSTLSLFVEATVLYFKRSVLYLLAHGRWFMLLTTFLVAFGVLLVTVDGPHGKHVEEVSEYVRYSLWWITLGVASSIGLGSGLHTFVLYLGPHIALFTLKATQCGRIDLKYAPYDTIQFKRVPSWLEKSCSEFGPPLMVSAAGSRVPLTSILPQVQLEAILWGIGTALGELPPYFISRAASLSGSTVDGMEELEASSSEDSGFMAANLNRVKRWLLTHSQHLNFFTVFVLASVPNPLFDLAGIMCGQFGIPFWEFFLATLIGKAIIKTHIQTIFIICVCNNQLLDWMENEMIWILSHVPGLADVLPGLIAKLHAMKEKYIDVSPPVPSHIKVKKWDFSFASIWNGIVWLMLLNFFVKIVTATAQRHLKKKQEKEVAALTHSD, encoded by the exons ATGGGATCCGCCGCTGTAGCGAGTTCGTCTTCTTCTGATGCTGCCATCTCAG CTCTGCGTGAGAAGCATGAGAAGGAAGTAGAGAATCTAACACTGACCTCACAACCTTTGAGTACATTGAGCTTGTTTGTTGAGGCTACTGTTCTGTACTTCAAGCGATCGGTATTGTATCTGCTTGCTCATGGACGTTGGTTCATGCTCCTGACCACTTTTTTGGTGGCATTTGGAGTTTTGCTTGTGACTGTTGATGGACCTCATGGAAAA CATGTTGAAGAAGTATCAGAGTATGTCCGATACAGCTTATGGTGGATAACACTTGGCGTCGCCTCTTCTATTGGTCTTG GATCTGGTCTCCACACTTTTGTTCTCTATTTGGGTCCACACATTGCGTTGTTCACTCTTAAAGCAACCCAATGTGGCCGTATTGATCTGAAATATGCACCATATGATACCATACAGTTTAAACGAGTTCCCTCGTGGCTCGAGAAATCTTGCTCAGAATTTGGTCCTCCTCTAATGGTATCAGCTGCTGGATCTCGTGTTCCACTAACCAGCATATTACCACAAGTCCAGCTGGAAGCGATTCTATGGGGTATTGGGACAGCTCTTGGGGAGCTTCCTCCATATTTCATCTCAAGGGCAG CTAGTCTTTCTGGGAGCACAGTGGATGGAATGGAAGAGTTAGAAGCTTCATCATCTGAAGATAGTGGATTTATGGCGGCTAACTTGAACCGCGTTAAGCGTTGGCTATTAACACATTCACAGCACTTGAACTTCTTTACCGTCTTTGTTCTTGCTTCG GTCCCAAATCCTCTGTTTGACCTCGCTGGAATAATGTGTGGACAGTTTGGCATTCCATTTTGGGAATTCTTTCTGGCCACTTTAATCGGAAAGGCGATCATTAAAACTCATATACAG ACAATATTTATCATATGTGTCTGTAATAACCAACTGCTGGATTGGATGGAGAACGAGATGATTTGGATACTAAGTCATGTACCTGGTTTGGCTGATGTATTGCCTGGACTCATCGCCAAACTCCACGCCATGAAAGAAAAGTATATTGACGTGTCACCTCCTGTTCCATCTCATATCAAG GTGAAAAAATGGGATTTTTCGTTTGCGTCGATCTGGAACGGGATAGTGTGGCTAATGCTCCTCAACTTCTTCGTGAAGATTGTGACAGCAACTGCACAGAGACACTTGAAGAAGAAGCAAGAGAAAGAAGTAGCTGCTTTGACTCATTCTGATTGA